The window GCCGCGCAGGGATACGCGGCAGCTCTTGCAGAGGAGCTCGACGACGTTGAACTCCTTGCCGCAGACGGGGCAGTGGCCGGGTATGGGGTAGGGCATTTTCGGCTCCTCGGACGGTTTGGGCTTAGTACAGATCCCGCGCGTCTGGTAAAATGTCCGGGTAGGCGGCTTCTTTAAATTCATTCACCCGGTCCGAGAGACAGCATAGCGGGATACATTGATATAGTCAAGTGTAATGTTAATTTACTTAATAAACACATGAATTATCTTAAACGATGACGCGCATACACATCGCCAGCCGAAACCCCGACAAGCTCCGCGAGCTCCGGGACATCCTCGGAGACGAGGGGTACCGCCCGGTCTCCCTCCTGGAGCTCGACCCCGCGGGCACCCTCGATATCGCCGAGACCGGCCGGAGCTTCACCGAGAACGCCGTCCTCAAGGCCACCGCCATCGCCGAGAGGTTCGGCGAGTTGGGGCTCGGCGAGGACTCCGGCCTCTCGGTGGACGCCCTGGGCGGGGCGCCGGGTATCTACTCCGCCCGGTACCACACCCTCGACGCCGAAACGATCCGCGACGTCTACCCCGGATACCCCGGAGGCCTTTCGCTGACAGCGACGGACGTCCCCGCGGATTTACTCAACAACGTGCGACTCCTCGCCGAGCTCGATGGATTTTCCGACCGCGCCGCCCGCTACGCCTGCGCCGTCGCCCTGGCGACCCCAGCGGGAGAGGTCCTCCTGGCCGCCGTGGGGACGGTGGAGGGGCGGATCGGGGACCGGCCGGTCGGCGACGGGGGCTTCGGCTACGACCCCCTCTTCATCCCCGAGGGGTCCGAGCTGACCTTCGCCCGGCACGCCCCGGAGGCCAAGCACGC of the bacterium genome contains:
- the rdgB gene encoding RdgB/HAM1 family non-canonical purine NTP pyrophosphatase; protein product: MTRIHIASRNPDKLRELRDILGDEGYRPVSLLELDPAGTLDIAETGRSFTENAVLKATAIAERFGELGLGEDSGLSVDALGGAPGIYSARYHTLDAETIRDVYPGYPGGLSLTATDVPADLLNNVRLLAELDGFSDRAARYACAVALATPAGEVLLAAVGTVEGRIGDRPVGDGGFGYDPLFIPEGSELTFARHAPEAKHAVSHRGRALKRLVDFLKEERP